Within the Enterobacter pseudoroggenkampii genome, the region GCAATCCCAAAAGAAGACACGAAACCGACAGGTGAAGTGTTCAAAGAAAAGCAATGATCTCAGGAGATAGAATGATGATTACTCTGCGCAAACTTCCTCTGGCAGTTGCCGTCGCAGCGGGCGTAATGTCTGCTCAGGCAATGGCCGTGGATTTCCATGGTTATGCTCGTTCCGGTATCGGCTGGACGGGGAGTGGCGGCGAACAACAGTGCTTCCAGGCAACCGGTGCTCAAAGTAAATACCGTCTGGGTAACGAATGTGAAACCTATGCGGAACTGAAGCTGGGCCAGGAAGTATGGAAAGAAGGTGATAAGAGCTTCTACTTCGACACCAACGTAGCATACTCCGTGGGGCAGCAGAACGACTGGGAAGCCACTAACCCGGCGTTCCGTGAAGCCAACGTGCAGGGAAAAAACCTGATTGAATGGCTGCCAGGTTCGACTATCTGGGCCGGTAAGCGCTTCTATCAGCGTCATGACGTCCACATGATCGACTTCTACTACTGGGATATTTCTGGTCCTGGTGCGGGTATCGAAAACGTCGATCTGGGCTTCGGTAAACTGTCTCTGGCAGCGACCCGTTCTCAGGAAGCGGGTGGTTCCTACACCTTTAGCAGCCAGAATATCTATGACAAATCGAAAGATACGGCGAACGACGTGTTTGACATGCGTCTGGCGGGGCTGGAGACCAACCCGAACGGTACTCTGGAACTGGGCGTCGACTATGGACGTTCCAATAAAACTGATGGTTACAGCTATGCAGACGGCGCGTCGAAAGACGGCTGGATGTTCACCGCTGAACACACCCAGAGCATGCTGAAGGGCTATAACAAGTTCGTTGTTCAGTATGCAACGGATGCGATGACCACTCAGGGTAAAGGCCTTTCACAAGGTTCCTACGGTTCGACCTTCGATATTAAAAATGACGATGGCTCGGTCACCCACTATGTTGATGACTACATCAACAACAACGGTAAGCTGTGGCGCGTGCTGGATCACGGTGCCATCTCCCTCGGCGATAAATGGGATCTGATGTACGTCGGTATGTACCAGAAACTGGATCTTGATAACGACCTGGGTACCGACTGGTGGACCGTGGGCGTTCGTCCAATGTACAAGTGGACGCCAATCATGAGTACCCTGCTTGAAGTCGGTTACGACAACGTCAAGTCTCAGCAGACTGGCGATCGTAACAATCAGTACAAAATTACCCTGGCACAACAGTGGCAGGCTGGTGACAGCATTTGGTCTCGTCCGGCGCTGCGTATCTTTGCAACTTATGCCAAGTGGGATGAGAACTGGGGTTACATCAAAAACGGCGATAAGGTCCTGAAATACGCAGCCGACAATAACTCCGGCTTCACCACCACTAGCCGTGGTGATAGCGATGAGTGGTCCTTCGGCGCCCAGATGGAAATCTGGTGGTAATCCCGTCTTAACCTGACGTAATGACCAAACTGAGGGGCGCAAGCCCCTCAATCCTTGGGACGGCGCGCTATTGCCTGGCTACCGCTGACCTGTGCATTTTGAGGTGATAACAATGAAAATGAACAAAACTCTCCTTGCTCTTTGTTTATCCGCAGGGCTGCTGGCAAGCGCGCCAGCAGTAACGCTCGCTAATGTGA harbors:
- a CDS encoding maltoporin, translating into MMITLRKLPLAVAVAAGVMSAQAMAVDFHGYARSGIGWTGSGGEQQCFQATGAQSKYRLGNECETYAELKLGQEVWKEGDKSFYFDTNVAYSVGQQNDWEATNPAFREANVQGKNLIEWLPGSTIWAGKRFYQRHDVHMIDFYYWDISGPGAGIENVDLGFGKLSLAATRSQEAGGSYTFSSQNIYDKSKDTANDVFDMRLAGLETNPNGTLELGVDYGRSNKTDGYSYADGASKDGWMFTAEHTQSMLKGYNKFVVQYATDAMTTQGKGLSQGSYGSTFDIKNDDGSVTHYVDDYINNNGKLWRVLDHGAISLGDKWDLMYVGMYQKLDLDNDLGTDWWTVGVRPMYKWTPIMSTLLEVGYDNVKSQQTGDRNNQYKITLAQQWQAGDSIWSRPALRIFATYAKWDENWGYIKNGDKVLKYAADNNSGFTTTSRGDSDEWSFGAQMEIWW